From Azospirillum baldaniorum, the proteins below share one genomic window:
- a CDS encoding glycosyltransferase family protein translates to MRFLLCGQGTSEILWSIHAALVDLGHESVLALPDISQDLIDRRIDVLFVLNLFDIPRPTVEMLRVYIAGFGAPPAVVHICLKHPLEEVGARSTEQIRETDRWMTENNISMWCMCRGSAEQSARLGLTRVFHEPLGVHRWIYTSPAQGGSVDLYKRWMSHGTPGLQRHPYAAMKGLSDTEEAEASVRDRFLYLGQGWPDHIESGREPVPPAIHRHAEAVSAAMMERPTLHRLQAMDLCGLTEWSADPAWTLDFNRAFTIAFAVENRRRFALALRSGFGEVFSLWGNGWERFGIASEPVSSAPRNAYHAAGACLDFGSLAYDTAVFPRTLEIIKRDGLPVSWRHTDTDRLFGPHEDDLTFTGEADALQILSALAGDADRRARLRSAHRDWAFEHLALTAILPRIIARLQD, encoded by the coding sequence GTGCGATTCCTTCTATGCGGCCAGGGCACGTCCGAAATCCTGTGGTCGATCCATGCGGCTCTGGTGGATCTCGGCCATGAGTCGGTGCTGGCCTTGCCCGACATCTCGCAGGACCTGATCGACCGGCGGATCGACGTCCTGTTCGTTTTGAACCTGTTCGACATTCCCCGCCCGACGGTGGAGATGCTGCGCGTCTACATCGCCGGATTCGGCGCGCCGCCGGCCGTCGTCCACATCTGTCTGAAGCATCCGCTCGAGGAGGTCGGGGCACGCTCGACGGAGCAGATCCGCGAGACCGACCGGTGGATGACGGAAAACAACATTTCCATGTGGTGCATGTGCCGGGGATCGGCGGAACAGTCCGCCCGGCTCGGTCTGACGCGGGTGTTCCACGAGCCGCTCGGTGTCCATCGCTGGATTTACACCAGCCCGGCGCAGGGCGGTTCCGTCGATCTCTACAAGCGCTGGATGTCGCACGGGACACCCGGCCTGCAACGCCATCCCTACGCCGCGATGAAGGGACTGTCCGACACGGAAGAGGCGGAGGCCTCGGTGCGGGACCGCTTCCTCTATCTGGGGCAAGGCTGGCCGGACCACATCGAATCCGGCCGCGAGCCGGTTCCTCCGGCGATCCACCGCCATGCGGAAGCCGTGTCCGCCGCGATGATGGAGCGGCCGACGCTGCACAGGCTGCAGGCCATGGACCTGTGCGGGCTGACGGAATGGTCGGCGGACCCTGCCTGGACGCTGGATTTCAACCGTGCCTTCACCATCGCCTTCGCCGTCGAAAATCGCCGCCGTTTCGCTCTCGCCCTCCGGAGCGGCTTCGGCGAGGTTTTCTCGCTTTGGGGCAACGGCTGGGAACGGTTTGGGATCGCTTCCGAGCCGGTGTCATCCGCGCCACGCAACGCCTATCACGCCGCCGGAGCATGCCTGGATTTCGGCAGCCTCGCCTATGATACGGCGGTCTTCCCAAGGACGCTGGAAATCATCAAACGGGACGGGCTGCCGGTGAGCTGGCGGCACACGGACACGGACCGGCTGTTCGGCCCGCATGAGGATGACCTGACCTTCACCGGCGAGGCGGACGCGCTTCAGATCCTGTCGGCATTGGCCGGAGATGCCGACCGCCGCGCAAGGCTGCGGTCGGCCCATCGGGACTGGGCCTTCGAACACTTGGCCCTCACCGCCATCCTGCCAAGGATCATCGCGAGATTGCAGGACTGA
- a CDS encoding aspartate/glutamate racemase family protein: protein MTTPTARPLPQKTIGVLGGMSNQATAEYYRLLNEGLNARLGGWDNGEIVIVSVNFGNIEHFVRRNEWDAAHRYLSGKVDALERAGADVILCVSNTMHRVVEPIMAERPTPFIHIADPTGAAMREAGLSRVALLGTMPTMLSDDLRRRYEARFGVEIMVPSDPDKTTVDRIIFDELVRRDLRPESKAQYLEIIDRLAADGAQGVILGCTEIFLLVDQADRPEFPMFNTTALHATAAVAFALGE from the coding sequence ATGACGACGCCCACCGCCCGGCCCCTGCCCCAGAAGACCATCGGCGTCCTCGGCGGCATGAGCAACCAGGCCACCGCCGAATATTACCGCCTGCTGAACGAGGGGCTGAACGCCCGGCTCGGCGGCTGGGACAACGGCGAGATCGTCATCGTCAGCGTCAATTTCGGCAACATCGAGCATTTCGTCCGCCGGAACGAGTGGGACGCCGCGCACCGCTACCTGTCCGGCAAGGTCGACGCGCTGGAGCGCGCCGGGGCCGACGTGATCCTGTGCGTGTCGAACACCATGCACCGCGTGGTCGAGCCGATCATGGCGGAGCGCCCCACCCCCTTCATCCACATCGCCGACCCGACCGGTGCCGCGATGCGAGAAGCCGGCCTGTCGCGGGTCGCCCTGCTGGGCACCATGCCGACGATGCTCTCCGACGACCTGCGCCGCCGCTACGAGGCGCGCTTCGGGGTCGAGATCATGGTGCCGTCGGATCCTGACAAGACAACGGTGGACCGCATCATCTTCGACGAGCTGGTGCGGCGCGATCTGCGCCCCGAATCCAAGGCCCAATACCTGGAGATCATCGACCGGCTGGCCGCCGACGGGGCGCAGGGGGTGATCCTCGGCTGTACGGAGATCTTCCTGCTGGTCGATCAGGCCGACCGCCCGGAGTTCCCGATGTTCAACACGACGGCGCTCCACGCCACCGCCGCCGTGGCCTTCGCGCTGGGCGAATAA
- a CDS encoding helix-turn-helix domain-containing protein, with amino-acid sequence MQKLFLGYKLRRLREQRGLTQAALAKTLDLSPSYLNQIENNQRPLTLPVLLKISAVFEVDLSNFVEDEDSRLVADLREALADPLFAGAPLTNAELRSAVGSSPELARRVLSLHQAYQKLHERVQSLADSLSNQEPSDAFAGPQFPYEEVRDYFHYCNNYIGPLDEAAETLWDTEKIHSGALLNELAAYLKRRHDVRVKIVADDGETAMRSYDGSTGTLRLSALLNGPSRAFHMAHQIALLGFGDVIEDLVVQAKFSSEDARSICRVGLANYFAGALVLPYRAFAAQARALRHDVEQLQSRFGASFEQVCHRLSTLQRPGARGLPFYFVRVDMAGNITKRHSATRFHFARFGGACPLWNVHEAFAQPGKILVQFATMPDRTTYIGIARTVTKRGGAYLKPSRQFAVGLGCEATHANEIVYAAGIDTSNEAAAVPIGVNCRICERTDCQQRAFPPIGSQLSVDEHHRSFVPYLFTQEGRTVEKA; translated from the coding sequence ATGCAGAAGCTCTTCCTCGGCTACAAGCTCCGCCGCCTGCGCGAACAGCGCGGACTGACCCAGGCGGCGCTGGCCAAGACGCTGGACCTGTCGCCAAGCTATCTGAACCAGATCGAGAACAACCAGCGCCCGCTGACCCTGCCGGTGCTGCTGAAAATCTCCGCCGTGTTCGAGGTGGACCTGTCCAATTTCGTCGAGGACGAGGACAGCCGTCTCGTCGCCGACCTGCGCGAGGCTCTGGCCGACCCGCTGTTCGCCGGGGCGCCGCTGACCAACGCCGAGCTGCGCAGCGCCGTCGGCTCCAGCCCTGAGCTGGCCCGCCGCGTGCTGAGCCTGCACCAAGCCTATCAGAAACTCCACGAGCGGGTGCAGTCGCTGGCCGACAGCCTGTCCAACCAGGAGCCGAGCGACGCCTTCGCCGGGCCGCAGTTCCCCTACGAGGAGGTCCGCGACTATTTCCACTACTGCAACAACTACATCGGCCCGCTGGACGAGGCGGCGGAAACGCTGTGGGACACGGAGAAGATCCACTCCGGCGCCCTGCTGAACGAGTTGGCCGCCTACCTGAAGCGGCGGCACGACGTGCGGGTCAAGATCGTCGCCGACGATGGCGAGACGGCCATGCGCAGCTACGACGGCAGCACCGGCACGCTGCGCCTGTCGGCCCTGCTGAACGGCCCCAGCCGCGCCTTCCACATGGCCCACCAGATCGCCCTGCTCGGCTTCGGCGACGTGATCGAGGATCTCGTCGTCCAGGCGAAATTCTCCAGCGAGGACGCGCGGTCGATCTGCCGGGTCGGGCTCGCCAACTATTTCGCGGGGGCTCTCGTCCTGCCCTACCGCGCCTTCGCCGCCCAGGCCCGCGCGCTGCGCCACGACGTCGAGCAGTTGCAGAGCCGCTTCGGCGCCAGCTTCGAGCAGGTCTGCCACCGGCTGTCCACCCTCCAGCGGCCGGGGGCGCGGGGGTTGCCCTTCTACTTCGTGCGGGTGGACATGGCCGGCAACATCACCAAACGCCATTCGGCCACGCGCTTCCACTTCGCGCGCTTCGGCGGCGCCTGCCCGCTGTGGAACGTGCACGAGGCCTTCGCCCAGCCCGGCAAGATCCTGGTGCAGTTCGCCACCATGCCCGACCGCACCACCTACATCGGCATCGCCCGCACGGTGACCAAGCGCGGCGGCGCCTATCTGAAGCCGTCGCGCCAGTTCGCCGTCGGGCTCGGCTGTGAGGCGACGCACGCCAACGAGATCGTCTACGCCGCCGGCATCGACACCTCCAACGAGGCCGCCGCCGTGCCCATCGGCGTGAACTGCCGCATCTGCGAGCGCACCGACTGCCAGCAGCGCGCCTTCCCGCCCATCGGCAGCCAGCTGTCGGTGGACGAGCACCACCGCAGCTTCGTCCCCTACCTGTTCACCCAGGAGGGGCGGACCGTGGAAAAGGCCTGA
- a CDS encoding acyl-CoA carboxylase subunit beta yields the protein MQEILAKLDAMRSGARLGGGEKRVAGQHAKGKLTARERIELFLDEGSFEEFDMFVQHRCNDFGMEGQKVPGDGVVTGHGTVNGRLVFVFSQDFTVFGGSLSEAHAEKICKIMDQAMKVGAPVIGLNDSGGARIQEGVASLGGYAEVFQRNVNASGVIPQISLIMGPCAGGAVYSPAMTDFIFMVKDSSYMFVTGPDVVKTVTHEVVTAEELGGAITHSSKSGVADMAFENDVEALLQLRRFIDFLPASNRERAPERPTADPIDRDDLSLDTLVPENPNKPYDMKELILKTVDEGDFFELQPDYAKNIIIGFGRMNGGTVGIVANQPMVLAGCLDIDSSKKAARFVRFCDAFEIPILTLVDVPGFMPGTSQEYGGIIKHGAKLLFAYAEATVPKITVITRKAYGGAYDVMASKHLRGDINYAWPSAEIAVMGPKGAVEIIFRGDIGDTAKIEARTEEYRQKFANPFVAASRGYIDDVIMPHGTRRRVIKALSMLKNKQLQNPWRKHDNIPL from the coding sequence ATGCAAGAAATTCTGGCCAAGTTGGACGCCATGCGCTCCGGTGCGCGGCTGGGCGGCGGCGAAAAGCGCGTCGCCGGGCAGCACGCCAAGGGCAAGCTGACCGCGCGGGAGCGCATCGAACTCTTCCTCGACGAAGGCTCGTTCGAGGAGTTCGACATGTTCGTGCAGCACCGCTGCAACGACTTCGGCATGGAAGGCCAGAAGGTACCCGGCGACGGCGTGGTCACTGGTCACGGCACGGTGAACGGGCGTCTCGTCTTCGTCTTCAGCCAGGACTTCACCGTCTTCGGCGGCTCGCTGTCGGAAGCCCACGCCGAGAAGATCTGCAAGATCATGGATCAGGCGATGAAGGTCGGCGCGCCGGTCATCGGCCTGAACGATTCCGGCGGCGCCCGCATTCAGGAGGGTGTGGCCTCGCTCGGCGGCTACGCCGAGGTGTTCCAGCGCAACGTCAACGCCTCGGGCGTCATCCCGCAGATCTCCCTGATCATGGGGCCGTGCGCCGGCGGTGCGGTGTATTCGCCGGCCATGACCGACTTCATCTTCATGGTGAAGGACAGCTCCTACATGTTCGTGACCGGCCCGGACGTGGTGAAGACGGTCACGCACGAGGTGGTGACGGCGGAGGAGCTGGGCGGGGCGATCACCCATTCCAGCAAGTCCGGCGTCGCCGACATGGCCTTCGAGAACGACGTGGAGGCACTGCTCCAGCTGCGCCGCTTCATCGACTTCCTGCCGGCCTCCAACCGCGAGCGGGCGCCGGAGCGCCCGACCGCCGACCCGATCGACCGCGACGACCTGTCGCTCGACACGCTGGTGCCTGAGAACCCGAACAAGCCCTATGACATGAAAGAGCTGATCCTCAAGACGGTCGACGAGGGCGACTTCTTCGAGCTTCAGCCCGATTACGCCAAGAACATCATCATCGGCTTCGGCCGCATGAACGGCGGCACGGTCGGCATCGTCGCCAACCAGCCGATGGTGCTCGCCGGCTGCCTGGACATCGACAGCTCCAAGAAGGCCGCGCGCTTCGTGCGCTTCTGCGACGCCTTCGAGATTCCGATCCTGACCCTGGTGGACGTCCCCGGCTTCATGCCCGGCACCTCGCAGGAGTACGGCGGCATCATCAAGCACGGCGCCAAGCTGCTGTTCGCCTACGCCGAGGCGACCGTGCCGAAGATCACCGTCATCACGCGCAAAGCCTACGGCGGCGCCTATGACGTGATGGCGTCCAAGCATCTGCGCGGCGACATCAACTACGCCTGGCCGTCGGCGGAGATCGCGGTGATGGGGCCGAAGGGTGCTGTGGAGATCATCTTCCGCGGCGACATCGGCGACACCGCCAAGATCGAGGCGCGCACCGAGGAGTACCGGCAGAAGTTCGCCAACCCGTTCGTGGCGGCGTCGCGCGGCTACATCGACGACGTCATCATGCCGCACGGCACCCGCCGGCGCGTCATCAAGGCGCTGTCCATGCTGAAGAACAAGCAGCTCCAGAACCCCTGGCGCAAGCACGACAACATCCCGCTCTGA
- the accC gene encoding acetyl-CoA carboxylase biotin carboxylase subunit, producing the protein MFSKILIANRGEIACRVIRTARRLGIKTVAVYSDADRNALHVEMADEAVHIGAAPSAQSYLLIDRIVDACKKTGAQAVHPGYGFLSEKREFQEALAAAGIAFIGPDAHAIQAMGDKIESKKLAKAAGVSTVPGYLGVIADDSEAVTIARDIGYPVMIKASAGGGGKGMRVAWNDEEAREGFRSAQNEARSSFADDRVFVEKYIQQPRHIEIQVLADGQGTALYLGERECSIQRRHQKVIEEAPSPFLDAATRKAMGEQAVALARAVDYKSAGTVEFIVDAERNFYFLEMNTRLQVEHPVTELVTGLDLVELMIRVAAGEKLTLKQEDIHLHGWAIESRVYAEDPFRNFLPSTGRLTHYRPPSEDPHVRVDTGVYEGGEISMYYDPMIAKLCSWGSTRDAAIARMREALDQYYIRGVSHNIPFLASLMANQRFVEGRLTTNFIAEEYPTGFHASDLPPEEPAVLIAVAAVIHRCLNDRDIQISGKMPGNKVRVRDDWVVVMDGTQHPVHVRPTDGSPQRIGYTVDFEGRHHVVWSDWTLGQPLFRGTVNGAHVCVQVDRVGVGYRLSHSGSQALVKVLTPNAARLDALMPVKAPPDMSKFLLSPMPGLLVSVAVTEGQEVKAGEVLAVVEAMKMENILRAAQDGTVSKVHATPGSSLAVDQKILEFA; encoded by the coding sequence CTGTTCTCAAAGATCCTAATCGCGAACCGCGGCGAGATCGCCTGCCGCGTCATCCGCACGGCGCGCCGCCTGGGCATCAAGACGGTCGCCGTCTATTCGGACGCCGACAGGAACGCCCTGCACGTCGAGATGGCCGACGAGGCCGTCCATATCGGCGCCGCCCCCTCGGCGCAGAGCTACCTGCTGATCGACCGCATCGTCGACGCCTGCAAGAAGACCGGCGCCCAGGCCGTCCATCCCGGCTACGGCTTCCTGTCGGAGAAGCGCGAGTTCCAGGAGGCGCTGGCCGCGGCCGGGATCGCCTTCATCGGCCCGGACGCCCACGCCATCCAGGCCATGGGCGACAAGATCGAGTCGAAGAAGCTGGCCAAGGCCGCCGGCGTCAGCACGGTGCCCGGCTATCTGGGCGTCATCGCCGACGACAGCGAGGCTGTGACCATCGCCCGCGACATCGGCTACCCGGTGATGATCAAGGCGTCGGCCGGCGGCGGCGGCAAGGGCATGCGCGTGGCCTGGAACGACGAGGAGGCCCGCGAAGGCTTCCGCTCGGCCCAGAACGAGGCGCGCTCCTCCTTCGCCGACGACCGCGTCTTCGTCGAGAAGTACATCCAGCAGCCGCGCCACATCGAGATCCAGGTGTTGGCGGACGGGCAGGGCACGGCCCTGTATTTGGGCGAGCGCGAATGCTCGATCCAGCGCCGTCACCAGAAGGTCATCGAAGAGGCGCCGTCGCCCTTCCTCGACGCCGCCACCCGCAAGGCGATGGGCGAGCAGGCCGTGGCCCTGGCCCGCGCCGTGGATTACAAGTCCGCCGGCACGGTCGAGTTCATCGTCGATGCCGAGCGCAACTTCTACTTCCTGGAAATGAACACCCGCCTCCAGGTGGAGCATCCGGTCACCGAGCTGGTCACCGGCCTCGACCTCGTCGAGCTGATGATCCGCGTCGCGGCGGGCGAGAAGCTGACGCTCAAGCAGGAGGATATCCACCTGCACGGCTGGGCCATCGAGTCCCGCGTCTACGCCGAGGACCCGTTCCGCAACTTCCTGCCCTCCACCGGCCGGCTGACCCACTACCGTCCGCCGTCGGAGGACCCGCATGTCCGCGTCGACACCGGCGTCTACGAGGGCGGCGAGATCTCCATGTACTACGACCCCATGATCGCCAAGCTGTGCAGCTGGGGTTCGACGCGCGACGCCGCCATCGCCCGCATGCGCGAGGCGCTGGACCAGTATTACATCCGCGGCGTCAGCCACAACATCCCGTTCCTCGCCTCGCTGATGGCCAACCAGCGCTTCGTCGAAGGCCGGCTGACCACCAACTTCATCGCCGAGGAATACCCGACCGGCTTCCACGCCTCCGACCTGCCGCCGGAGGAGCCGGCGGTCCTGATCGCCGTCGCCGCGGTGATCCATCGCTGCCTGAACGACCGCGACATCCAGATCTCCGGTAAGATGCCGGGCAACAAGGTCCGGGTGCGCGACGACTGGGTCGTGGTGATGGACGGCACGCAGCACCCGGTCCATGTCCGCCCGACGGACGGCAGCCCGCAGCGCATCGGCTACACCGTCGATTTCGAGGGCAGGCACCATGTGGTGTGGAGCGACTGGACGCTCGGCCAGCCGCTGTTCCGCGGCACGGTGAACGGCGCGCATGTCTGCGTCCAGGTGGACCGCGTCGGCGTCGGCTACCGCCTGTCCCACTCCGGCAGCCAGGCGCTGGTCAAGGTGCTGACGCCGAACGCCGCGCGGCTCGACGCGCTGATGCCGGTGAAGGCGCCGCCGGACATGTCGAAGTTCCTGCTGTCGCCGATGCCCGGCCTGCTCGTCTCGGTCGCGGTGACCGAGGGGCAGGAGGTCAAGGCCGGCGAGGTGCTGGCCGTGGTCGAGGCGATGAAGATGGAAAACATCCTGCGCGCGGCGCAGGATGGCACGGTGTCCAAGGTGCACGCGACGCCCGGCTCCAGCCTGGCGGTCGATCAGAAGATCCTGGAGTTCGCGTGA
- a CDS encoding biotin transporter BioY yields MAFANTLTQRAASLLETVAPRGGLLTAATAAVLGSLLLAASAKVQVPFWPVPMTMQSMVVILLGMAYGSRLATATVLLYLLEGLAGLPVFAGPGAGPAYMAGPTAGYLLGFVLAAGVTGWLAERGWDRSPLKAVGALAIGHALLFVPGVAWMAVLFGGEKAVALGLTPFLAATVLKTALGAAIMQAAWKVVARRSQG; encoded by the coding sequence ATGGCTTTCGCAAACACGCTGACGCAGCGTGCCGCTTCGCTTCTCGAGACGGTCGCCCCGCGGGGCGGCCTGCTCACCGCCGCCACCGCGGCGGTTCTGGGCAGCCTGCTCCTGGCCGCCTCGGCCAAGGTGCAGGTGCCCTTCTGGCCGGTTCCGATGACGATGCAGAGCATGGTCGTCATCCTGCTCGGCATGGCTTACGGCAGCCGCCTCGCCACGGCGACGGTTCTGCTGTACCTGCTGGAAGGCCTCGCCGGTCTGCCGGTCTTCGCCGGTCCGGGCGCCGGCCCGGCCTACATGGCCGGCCCGACCGCCGGGTACCTGCTGGGCTTCGTCCTGGCCGCCGGCGTCACCGGCTGGCTGGCCGAGCGCGGCTGGGACCGCAGCCCGCTCAAGGCCGTCGGCGCCCTGGCGATCGGCCATGCCCTGCTGTTCGTTCCGGGCGTGGCCTGGATGGCCGTCCTGTTCGGCGGCGAGAAGGCCGTCGCTCTGGGCCTGACGCCGTTCCTGGCCGCCACGGTCCTGAAGACCGCGCTGGGTGCCGCGATCATGCAGGCCGCCTGGAAGGTCGTCGCCCGCCGGTCGCAGGGCTGA
- the scpA gene encoding methylmalonyl-CoA mutase, with protein sequence MSEFPKKTQADWQTLAAKDLGANGTLEDLVWKTPEGLDVKALYTADDLEGLELDSLPGFPPFTRGPRATMYAVKPWTIRQYAGFSTAEDSNAFYKANLKAGQMGLSVAFDLATHRGYDSDHPRVVGDVGKAGVAIDSVEDMKILFDGIPLDKMSVSMTMNGAVLPILAGYIVAAEEQGVSQDKLSGTIQNDILKEFMVRNTYIYPPEPSMRIIADIIEYTALNMPKFNSISISGYHMQEAGATAVQELAFTIADGLEYVRAAMSKGLPVDKFAPRLSFFFSIGMNFFMEIAKLRAARLLWSTLMKQKFDPKDARSLALRTHCQTSGVSLTEQDPYNNVIRTTIEAMAAVLGGTQSLHTNAFDEALGLPTKFSARIARNTQLIIAEESGVTNVVDPLGGSYYIENLTHSLANAALDLINKVEDLGGMTKAVDSGMPKLLIEEAAARRQARVDRAEEVIVGVNKYRPENPEMVDVLDIDNTAVRESQIARLNSVRANRDDAKCRAALEALTKAATEKSGNLLALAVEATRARATVGEISDALEKAFTRHVAVIRSVSGVYGAAYEGDEGFKRIQEEVSAFAAEEGRRPRILVVKMGQDGHDRGAKVIATSFADIGFDVDIGPLFQTPEEAARQAVENDVHVIGVSSQAAGHKTLVPQLVEELRRQGAGDILVVCGGVIPPQDYDYLYKAGAAAIYGPGTNIPKAASDILAILRKQKAAA encoded by the coding sequence ATGAGCGAGTTCCCGAAGAAGACCCAGGCCGACTGGCAGACCCTGGCCGCCAAGGACCTGGGCGCCAACGGGACGCTCGAAGACCTCGTCTGGAAGACTCCGGAAGGGCTGGACGTCAAGGCCCTCTACACCGCCGACGATCTGGAAGGGCTGGAGCTGGACAGCCTGCCCGGCTTCCCGCCCTTCACCCGCGGCCCGCGCGCCACGATGTACGCGGTGAAGCCCTGGACCATCCGCCAGTACGCCGGGTTCTCGACCGCCGAGGACTCCAACGCCTTCTACAAGGCGAACCTGAAAGCCGGGCAGATGGGCCTGTCGGTCGCCTTCGATCTCGCCACCCACCGCGGCTATGACAGCGACCACCCGCGCGTGGTCGGCGACGTGGGCAAGGCCGGCGTGGCCATCGACAGCGTCGAGGACATGAAGATCCTCTTCGACGGCATCCCGCTCGACAAGATGTCGGTGTCGATGACCATGAACGGCGCGGTGCTGCCGATCCTCGCCGGCTACATCGTCGCCGCGGAGGAGCAGGGTGTCAGTCAGGACAAGCTGAGCGGGACCATCCAGAACGACATCCTCAAGGAGTTCATGGTCCGCAACACCTACATCTACCCGCCCGAACCCTCGATGCGGATCATCGCGGACATCATCGAGTACACGGCGCTGAACATGCCGAAGTTCAACTCGATCTCGATTTCCGGTTACCACATGCAGGAGGCCGGGGCGACCGCGGTGCAGGAGTTGGCCTTCACCATCGCCGACGGCCTCGAATATGTCCGCGCCGCCATGTCCAAGGGGCTGCCGGTCGACAAGTTCGCGCCGCGCCTGTCCTTCTTCTTCTCCATCGGCATGAACTTCTTCATGGAGATCGCCAAGCTGCGCGCCGCGCGCCTGCTCTGGTCGACCCTGATGAAGCAGAAGTTCGACCCGAAGGACGCCCGCTCGCTGGCCCTGCGCACCCACTGCCAGACCTCCGGCGTCAGCCTGACCGAGCAGGACCCTTACAACAACGTCATCCGCACCACCATCGAGGCGATGGCCGCCGTGCTGGGCGGCACCCAGTCGCTGCACACCAACGCCTTCGACGAGGCGCTGGGCCTGCCGACCAAATTCTCCGCCCGCATCGCCCGCAACACCCAGCTCATCATCGCCGAGGAGTCGGGCGTCACCAACGTGGTCGATCCGCTGGGCGGCTCCTACTACATCGAGAATCTGACCCACAGCCTCGCCAACGCCGCGCTCGACCTCATCAACAAGGTCGAGGATCTGGGCGGCATGACCAAGGCGGTGGACAGCGGCATGCCCAAGCTGCTGATCGAGGAGGCCGCCGCCCGCCGGCAGGCCCGCGTCGACCGCGCCGAGGAGGTGATCGTCGGCGTCAACAAGTACCGTCCGGAGAACCCCGAGATGGTCGACGTGCTGGACATCGACAACACGGCGGTCCGCGAATCCCAGATCGCCCGACTGAACAGCGTGCGCGCCAACCGCGACGACGCCAAGTGCCGCGCCGCCCTGGAGGCCCTGACCAAGGCCGCCACGGAGAAGTCCGGCAACCTGCTCGCCCTGGCGGTGGAGGCCACCCGCGCCCGTGCCACGGTCGGCGAGATTTCCGACGCGCTGGAGAAGGCCTTCACCCGCCATGTCGCGGTCATTCGCTCCGTCTCTGGCGTCTACGGCGCCGCCTATGAGGGCGACGAGGGCTTCAAGAGGATCCAGGAGGAGGTGTCCGCCTTCGCCGCCGAGGAGGGCCGCCGCCCGCGCATCCTCGTCGTGAAGATGGGACAGGACGGGCACGACCGTGGCGCCAAGGTCATCGCCACCAGTTTCGCCGACATTGGCTTCGACGTGGACATCGGGCCGCTGTTCCAGACCCCGGAGGAGGCTGCCCGTCAGGCGGTGGAGAACGACGTGCACGTCATCGGCGTGTCGTCCCAGGCCGCCGGCCACAAGACGCTGGTCCCGCAGCTGGTCGAGGAGCTGCGCCGCCAAGGCGCCGGGGACATCCTGGTTGTCTGCGGCGGCGTGATCCCCCCGCAGGACTACGACTACCTCTACAAGGCGGGCGCCGCCGCCATCTACGGCCCCGGCACCAACATCCCGAAGGCCGCCTCCGACATCCTGGCCATCCTGCGCAAGCAGAAGGCCGCGGCGTAG
- a CDS encoding DUF2161 domain-containing phosphodiesterase, with translation MSITAETDLYAPVKAFLEAQGYDVKAEIHGCDLVAVRGAEPPLIVELKKRFTLDLLLQGVDRLALTDTVYLAVPQPGRKASGASPHDSGVRKLCRRLGVGLLIVDIGRAAGHEVEVLLDPVPYSPRKDRTRAARLLGEHTRRRGDPNRGGSTRVPIVTAYRQDALRCARLLQAGPLSLKALRAAGAPKDAAAILQRNVYGWFERIAKGTYGLSEAGVQGVETFAHALAAE, from the coding sequence TTGTCCATCACCGCCGAAACCGACCTCTACGCCCCCGTCAAAGCCTTCCTCGAAGCCCAGGGCTACGATGTGAAGGCCGAAATCCATGGCTGCGACCTCGTCGCGGTGCGCGGGGCCGAGCCGCCGCTGATCGTCGAGCTGAAGAAGCGCTTCACCCTGGACCTGCTGCTTCAGGGGGTCGACCGGCTCGCCCTGACCGACACCGTCTATCTCGCCGTGCCGCAGCCGGGGCGCAAGGCCAGCGGTGCATCGCCCCACGACAGCGGGGTGCGCAAGCTCTGCCGGCGGCTGGGCGTCGGGCTGCTGATCGTCGACATCGGCCGGGCCGCTGGGCATGAGGTGGAGGTTCTGCTCGACCCCGTTCCCTACAGCCCGCGCAAGGACAGGACGCGCGCCGCCCGCCTGCTGGGAGAGCATACGCGGCGCCGCGGCGATCCCAACCGGGGCGGCTCCACCCGCGTGCCGATCGTCACCGCCTACCGTCAGGACGCGCTGCGCTGCGCCCGGCTGTTGCAGGCCGGGCCGCTGTCGCTGAAGGCGCTGCGCGCGGCCGGGGCACCGAAGGACGCCGCGGCCATCCTTCAACGCAACGTCTATGGCTGGTTCGAGCGCATCGCCAAGGGCACCTATGGGCTGAGCGAGGCCGGCGTCCAGGGTGTGGAGACCTTCGCCCACGCGCTCGCCGCCGAATAG